From the genome of Marixanthomonas ophiurae, one region includes:
- a CDS encoding HYC_CC_PP family protein, whose amino-acid sequence MKKVFYKISSACLALIVLLSTVSFTVDSHYCGDTLVDSSLFGHVETCGMEVQQQSSSSECDISKKDCCSDEQVIVEGQDTLKTSFDKLDKDQQLFVAAFIHTYLNLFFESQEDLNSYRDYTPPPLVRDIQVLDQTFLI is encoded by the coding sequence ATGAAGAAGGTTTTTTATAAAATATCATCCGCTTGCTTAGCACTTATTGTGTTGTTGTCAACTGTTTCTTTTACTGTTGATAGTCATTACTGTGGCGATACTTTAGTGGATTCTTCTTTATTTGGCCACGTCGAAACTTGTGGTATGGAAGTTCAACAACAATCCTCGTCATCAGAGTGTGATATTTCAAAAAAAGATTGCTGTAGTGATGAACAAGTGATTGTTGAAGGTCAAGATACTTTAAAAACATCGTTCGACAAATTAGATAAAGACCAACAACTATTTGTTGCTGCTTTTATCCATACCTATTTAAATTTATTTTTCGAATCTCAAGAAGATTTAAATTCATATAGAGATTATACACCTCCTCCCTTGGTCAGGGATATTCAAGTTTTAGACCAGACTTTCCTTATTTGA
- a CDS encoding TonB-dependent receptor family protein, with amino-acid sequence MTEEDLKKFSYTNINRVLQIVPGINIYEEDGFGLRPNISLRGTSPERSAKINLMEDGVLIAPAPYSAPAAYYFPTIGRMQAVEVLKGSSQIQYGPNTTGGAINMISSRIPNKFSGRASIAAGNYDSRSTQLTIGDSYKNFGFVTDYFNYNSDGFKNLDGGGNTGFDKSDYLAKFRVNSNLNAKTYQSLTFKIQYSEEEANETYLGLTDEDFQENTFRRYRASSEDVMNAEHQQYQLTHFIRLSSSLEISTTGYLNKFKRNWYKLDDVNLGERVSISNILSSPQNFPLEYQTILGNENTEEDAMGVKANNRAYTSNGVQSIAKLRWGSDWLQTLEAGIRYHEDDEDRFQWVDRYAFLNNELIRTEVGEKGSDANRISGAKALAAHLLYTLKVENLTLTPGLRYENITLTRRDYGTNDPSRTGQDLSIRENKVNVWIPGLGANYRFSNDFSVFGGVHKGFSPPSNTPGQNAEESINYEVGTRISVKGLQGELVGFYNDYQNLLGSDLAATGGTGSLDQFNAGEVRVSGIEFLLNYDLLYNKSGKFKLPVSVSYTLTDTEFLTSFDSNEDIYGVVTKGDEIPYIAKNQLNATFGLEHKKFEVNLNSRYTGAFRTKAGSGSIPENFKVDSNFIVDLSARYFLNENFTLSTNIINLFNTKYAVSRVPAGLRPGHPFGVNFSVVYGF; translated from the coding sequence ATTACCGAAGAAGACTTAAAAAAATTCTCTTATACTAACATCAACAGGGTATTACAAATAGTTCCAGGAATTAACATTTATGAAGAAGATGGCTTCGGACTACGCCCAAATATAAGTTTGCGAGGCACATCGCCTGAGCGTAGTGCAAAAATCAATTTAATGGAAGATGGTGTGCTCATTGCCCCTGCACCTTATAGCGCACCTGCCGCCTATTATTTTCCTACCATTGGTCGTATGCAGGCCGTAGAAGTTTTAAAAGGAAGTAGTCAAATTCAATACGGGCCCAATACCACTGGTGGCGCCATAAATATGATATCTTCCCGAATTCCAAACAAATTCTCTGGAAGGGCTTCCATTGCTGCAGGAAATTACGATTCAAGAAGTACTCAATTAACAATTGGTGATAGCTATAAAAATTTTGGATTTGTAACGGATTATTTTAATTATAATTCTGATGGTTTTAAAAATCTTGACGGTGGTGGCAATACAGGATTTGACAAATCTGATTATTTGGCCAAGTTTAGGGTTAACTCAAATTTAAACGCAAAAACGTATCAGTCATTAACGTTTAAAATTCAGTATTCCGAAGAAGAGGCAAACGAAACTTACTTAGGTTTGACAGATGAAGATTTTCAAGAAAATACCTTTAGAAGATACAGAGCTTCTTCAGAGGATGTAATGAATGCCGAGCATCAACAATACCAACTTACCCACTTTATCCGATTATCATCATCATTAGAAATAAGCACTACGGGTTACTTGAATAAATTCAAACGTAATTGGTACAAATTGGATGATGTAAATTTAGGCGAAAGAGTGAGCATTAGTAATATCCTTTCATCGCCACAGAATTTCCCATTAGAATACCAAACCATTTTAGGAAACGAAAACACCGAAGAAGATGCTATGGGCGTAAAGGCAAATAACAGAGCATACACTTCAAATGGTGTTCAATCCATTGCCAAATTACGATGGGGTTCTGATTGGTTACAAACTTTAGAAGCCGGAATACGCTACCACGAGGATGATGAGGACAGATTTCAATGGGTGGACAGGTATGCATTCTTGAACAATGAATTAATACGTACCGAAGTAGGCGAAAAAGGGTCTGACGCTAACCGCATAAGTGGTGCAAAAGCTCTCGCTGCACACCTCTTATACACCCTAAAAGTTGAGAACTTGACCCTAACACCTGGCTTACGCTATGAGAATATAACTCTAACCCGAAGGGACTATGGTACCAATGACCCTTCGAGGACTGGTCAAGATTTATCCATTCGCGAAAACAAGGTAAACGTATGGATTCCTGGTTTAGGCGCAAACTACAGATTTAGTAACGATTTTTCAGTTTTTGGTGGTGTACACAAAGGGTTTTCCCCACCAAGCAATACACCAGGGCAAAATGCTGAAGAAAGTATTAATTACGAAGTAGGAACCCGAATTAGCGTTAAAGGGCTACAAGGGGAACTTGTTGGGTTCTACAATGACTATCAAAACCTACTGGGAAGTGATTTGGCTGCTACAGGTGGTACGGGAAGTCTTGACCAGTTTAATGCAGGTGAAGTGCGCGTAAGCGGTATTGAATTTTTACTGAATTACGACCTATTATATAATAAGTCAGGAAAATTTAAACTTCCTGTGTCGGTTTCCTATACCCTCACGGATACCGAATTTCTGACCAGTTTCGATAGCAACGAGGATATTTATGGAGTGGTGACCAAAGGGGACGAAATACCATACATCGCAAAAAATCAATTAAATGCAACTTTTGGGCTAGAGCATAAGAAATTTGAAGTAAACCTAAATTCACGATATACTGGAGCATTTAGAACTAAAGCCGGTTCAGGATCTATTCCTGAAAATTTTAAAGTGGATTCTAACTTCATAGTTGACTTATCTGCTCGTTATTTTCTTAATGAAAATTTTACGCTATCAACAAACATCATAAACCTATTTAATACAAAATATGCTGTATCTCGTGTGCCAGCAGGTTTACGTCCTGGCCATCCTTTTGGAGTTAACTTTTCTGTAGTATATGGATTTTAA
- a CDS encoding HYC_CC_PP family protein: MKSFFTKILSFFLAVFILFSTSSFTVDMHFCCNKLVDMAFFSKAESCMEAAKKKDTNSKQCTSIQEKDCCDNQTIVKEGDDTFKKSNTILEIETLVFLNTFFNTYINLFEGLEENVISFKTYRPPLLSTDIIILNETFLI, translated from the coding sequence GTGAAATCTTTTTTTACCAAAATACTGTCCTTTTTTTTAGCAGTTTTTATACTGTTTTCTACTTCTTCTTTCACGGTGGATATGCACTTTTGCTGTAATAAATTGGTGGATATGGCTTTTTTTAGTAAGGCAGAATCTTGTATGGAGGCAGCGAAAAAAAAAGATACAAATTCCAAGCAATGTACTTCCATACAAGAGAAGGATTGTTGCGATAATCAGACCATTGTAAAAGAAGGAGATGACACCTTTAAGAAGTCCAATACAATTTTAGAGATTGAGACTTTAGTTTTCTTAAATACTTTTTTTAATACTTATATTAATCTGTTCGAGGGGCTAGAAGAAAACGTCATTTCTTTTAAAACCTATAGGCCGCCTTTATTATCTACAGATATTATAATTCTCAACGAGACCTTCTTAATTTGA
- a CDS encoding helix-turn-helix domain-containing protein, translating into MSKPKEFWIKNMVCNRCLKVIMQELQELEVTVLSLELGRLLVEAPNKTDNEIINAVTTVLHANDFEIVQNEEEMLVERIKIILIEQLQELPLHIKVKTSELLASSLHREYKTLSKLFSANQQTTIEKYFIKLKIEKVKELIQLKQHSFSDIGYLLDYSSVNHLSRQFKEVIGVSMTDYKNTENWKRNFYDEIM; encoded by the coding sequence ATGAGCAAACCAAAAGAATTTTGGATTAAGAATATGGTCTGTAATCGCTGCTTAAAAGTAATTATGCAGGAGTTACAGGAACTTGAAGTAACCGTACTTTCATTGGAATTGGGAAGGTTGTTAGTAGAAGCACCAAATAAAACAGACAATGAAATTATCAATGCAGTAACAACCGTGCTTCACGCCAATGATTTTGAAATAGTGCAGAACGAAGAAGAAATGCTCGTTGAAAGAATCAAGATTATTCTAATTGAACAATTGCAAGAGCTACCATTACATATCAAAGTAAAAACATCTGAACTATTGGCATCAAGCCTTCATAGGGAATACAAGACATTGAGTAAATTATTTTCAGCAAATCAACAGACAACCATTGAAAAGTACTTTATCAAATTAAAGATAGAGAAAGTTAAAGAGCTCATTCAACTCAAACAACATTCCTTTTCAGATATAGGGTACTTATTGGACTACAGCAGCGTAAACCATCTGTCTAGACAGTTCAAAGAAGTAATTGGAGTGAGTATGACCGATTATAAAAATACTGAAAACTGGAAAAGAAATTTTTACGATGAAATTATGTAG
- a CDS encoding WG repeat-containing protein translates to MKKLLITLVLIPFLGIAQTIENLEYISPFNNEVAAIKKGNEWGFIDQDGKVIIDFRNDLVLTKTGNATYPIFSNEKCLIAHQKDGILYYGYIDKTGKTVITPQFLNATNFEYDKALVLKVEKETIGYNDIFNKDVVSYHYFEVVIDKQGKAIDHLTQLAIHISPKDKEDKNPPTITSKFISENLVAIKDSNKKWRLKKIE, encoded by the coding sequence ATGAAAAAACTACTCATCACATTAGTATTAATTCCGTTTCTAGGGATTGCACAAACTATAGAAAATTTAGAGTACATCTCGCCTTTTAACAATGAAGTAGCTGCCATTAAAAAAGGGAACGAATGGGGGTTTATTGACCAAGACGGCAAAGTAATCATTGATTTTCGAAATGATTTGGTGCTAACCAAAACAGGAAATGCAACCTACCCCATATTCAGTAACGAAAAATGCTTGATTGCCCATCAAAAAGATGGCATACTGTATTATGGCTATATCGATAAAACTGGAAAAACTGTCATTACACCTCAATTCTTGAATGCGACCAATTTCGAATATGATAAGGCATTGGTACTAAAAGTTGAAAAAGAGACCATAGGCTATAATGACATTTTCAACAAAGACGTCGTTAGCTACCATTATTTTGAAGTAGTTATAGATAAACAAGGAAAAGCCATTGACCATCTAACTCAATTGGCCATTCACATATCGCCTAAAGATAAGGAGGATAAAAATCCACCTACCATAACATCTAAATTCATTTCGGAAAATTTAGTGGCCATTAAAGACAGCAACAAGAAATGGCGTTTAAAAAAAATTGAATAA
- a CDS encoding heavy-metal-associated domain-containing protein, which yields MKQKFQINGISCGGCVARVKKTLEEHPNIEKAEIFLAPKGATRITMNEALSVADLQKQLDELNGYTITELNQ from the coding sequence ATGAAACAAAAATTTCAAATAAACGGAATTAGTTGTGGTGGATGTGTAGCAAGGGTCAAGAAGACTTTGGAAGAACATCCCAATATCGAAAAGGCAGAAATTTTTCTGGCACCAAAAGGAGCTACACGTATCACGATGAATGAAGCACTTTCGGTTGCCGACTTGCAAAAGCAACTCGATGAGCTCAATGGATATACAATCACAGAACTTAATCAATAA
- a CDS encoding SHOCT domain-containing protein: protein MHLYDGHFGGMHLIWWIIWVILLAWIFFIPADIPYQKTMKDSPLDILKKRYAKGEISKEDYEESKKILNSDN from the coding sequence ATGCATTTATACGACGGACACTTTGGAGGAATGCACCTAATATGGTGGATTATATGGGTCATCTTACTTGCTTGGATATTCTTTATCCCAGCAGATATACCCTATCAAAAAACAATGAAGGACAGCCCACTGGATATTCTTAAAAAACGCTATGCAAAAGGCGAAATATCCAAGGAAGACTATGAAGAATCTAAAAAAATTTTAAACTCGGACAACTAA
- a CDS encoding DUF5676 family membrane protein: MHRLNVKKLGFAFGLTGTIIYLGCMIVMATAGREGSIIFFNSLLHGLDTSNIIRMDIPLLEVLMGIVQTFILWWLIGASIGAFYNAQIKIKK, translated from the coding sequence ATGCATCGCTTAAACGTAAAAAAACTCGGATTTGCCTTCGGTCTTACAGGAACCATAATTTATTTGGGCTGTATGATAGTAATGGCTACAGCAGGACGGGAAGGTTCAATCATCTTTTTCAATAGCTTATTGCACGGCTTGGACACTTCCAATATCATTAGAATGGATATTCCCCTATTAGAAGTGTTAATGGGTATCGTACAAACTTTTATCCTTTGGTGGCTTATAGGCGCTTCTATTGGCGCTTTTTATAATGCGCAAATAAAAATAAAAAAGTAA
- a CDS encoding lycopene cyclase domain-containing protein: MQYVWFIWSLIILALWAIIYFSKKGHRKEMLKMSLITMPFGLTEPLFVPEYWFPPSLFDLAEKTGFDFESLIFSFAIGGIGTVLYNLIFKRGLAQIPHSERSHSRHRLHIFILFIPAAVFIILALFTSLNHIYCGIIALFIGGLATLYCRPDLKGKIWVGGILFTVLYFIYFGSILPFYPQYVELYWNLDNLTHILVLGIPIEELMFAFTFGMYWSGLYEHIYWRKLIQTEIIIPLKD, from the coding sequence ATGCAATACGTCTGGTTTATATGGTCACTAATTATTCTTGCCCTTTGGGCAATAATCTATTTTTCAAAAAAAGGGCATAGAAAAGAAATGCTCAAAATGAGCCTGATTACGATGCCCTTTGGTTTAACAGAACCGTTGTTTGTACCAGAATATTGGTTTCCACCTTCGCTTTTTGATTTGGCCGAAAAAACAGGCTTCGATTTCGAAAGTTTGATTTTCTCTTTCGCAATAGGTGGCATTGGCACTGTACTCTACAACCTTATTTTTAAAAGAGGACTTGCCCAAATACCGCATAGCGAACGAAGTCATAGCAGGCACCGATTGCATATTTTTATACTTTTTATACCAGCAGCTGTATTCATCATTCTGGCGCTTTTTACGTCGCTCAATCACATTTATTGCGGCATTATAGCTTTGTTCATAGGTGGATTGGCGACTCTTTATTGTCGCCCAGATTTAAAAGGAAAGATTTGGGTTGGGGGAATTCTGTTTACGGTATTGTACTTCATTTATTTCGGAAGCATCCTTCCGTTCTATCCTCAATATGTGGAGTTGTACTGGAATCTTGACAACCTGACCCATATTCTTGTCTTGGGCATTCCTATTGAAGAATTAATGTTCGCCTTCACTTTTGGGATGTATTGGTCTGGATTGTATGAACATATCTATTGGCGAAAACTCATTCAAACTGAAATAATTATTCCACTTAAAGATTAA